Proteins co-encoded in one Pyxidicoccus xibeiensis genomic window:
- the zwf gene encoding glucose-6-phosphate dehydrogenase — MDAQGLHIETHPREGDPVLRAGRPDPCTVVLFGATGDLAQRKLFPALFELARANLLPEHFAVVAFSRSTLDDNAFREHVKAGLQKFARTQPLDEATWQRFAPRLEGISGGYDDAASFARLKEKLEQVAQRHGTEGNQLYYLATPASTFPQILNGLAGAGLLTREERPHQTPWRRLVIEKPFGHDLESARELNRELSAVLDERQVFRIDHYLGKETVQNILVFRFANAIFEPLWNRNHIDHVEITAAEKIGVENRGGFYDETGVIRDMVQNHLLQVLALCAMEPPVSFGAEDIRDEKNKVFRALRPLEGRDVSHAVVAGQYQGYRQEKGVKPDSRTPTYVAMKMNVDSWRWQGVPFYLRAGKNLKQRLTEVSIHFKSVPIGLFSGEGATCQRLQPNVLTLRIQPKEGIALSFESKVPGEDVSIAGVTMDFNYAESFDQPVPEAYERLLLDCMRGNATLFARQDSVEQAWSYVTPILRALESGEGGDIHTYAQGTSGPDAAAALLARDGRRWTRL, encoded by the coding sequence ATGGACGCGCAGGGCCTGCACATCGAGACCCACCCCCGCGAAGGAGACCCGGTGCTGCGCGCCGGCCGCCCGGACCCGTGCACGGTGGTGCTCTTCGGCGCCACGGGGGACCTGGCCCAGCGCAAGCTGTTCCCCGCCCTCTTCGAGCTGGCCCGCGCCAACCTGCTGCCCGAGCACTTCGCCGTCGTCGCCTTCAGCCGCTCCACGCTGGACGACAATGCCTTCCGCGAGCACGTGAAGGCCGGCCTCCAGAAGTTCGCCCGCACCCAGCCGCTCGACGAGGCCACCTGGCAGCGCTTCGCCCCGCGCCTGGAGGGCATCTCCGGCGGCTATGACGACGCGGCCTCCTTCGCCCGCCTCAAGGAGAAGCTGGAGCAGGTCGCCCAGCGCCACGGCACCGAGGGCAACCAGCTCTACTACCTGGCCACCCCCGCCTCCACCTTCCCGCAAATCCTCAATGGGCTCGCGGGCGCCGGCCTGCTGACGCGCGAGGAGCGCCCCCACCAGACGCCCTGGCGGCGGCTGGTGATTGAGAAGCCCTTCGGCCACGACCTGGAGAGCGCGCGCGAGCTGAACCGCGAGCTGTCGGCGGTGCTGGACGAGCGGCAGGTGTTCCGCATCGACCACTACCTGGGCAAGGAGACGGTGCAGAACATCCTCGTCTTCCGCTTCGCCAACGCCATCTTCGAGCCCTTGTGGAACCGCAACCACATCGACCACGTGGAAATCACGGCGGCGGAGAAGATTGGCGTGGAGAACCGCGGCGGCTTCTACGACGAGACGGGCGTCATCCGGGACATGGTGCAGAACCACCTGCTCCAGGTGCTCGCGCTGTGCGCCATGGAGCCGCCGGTGTCCTTCGGCGCGGAGGACATCCGCGACGAGAAGAACAAGGTGTTCCGCGCACTGCGCCCGCTGGAGGGCCGCGACGTGTCGCACGCGGTGGTGGCGGGCCAGTACCAGGGCTACCGCCAGGAGAAGGGCGTGAAGCCCGACTCGCGCACGCCCACATACGTGGCCATGAAGATGAACGTGGACTCGTGGCGCTGGCAGGGCGTGCCCTTCTACCTGCGCGCGGGGAAGAACCTGAAGCAGCGGCTGACGGAGGTGTCCATCCACTTCAAGTCGGTGCCCATCGGCCTGTTCTCCGGCGAGGGCGCCACGTGCCAGCGCCTGCAGCCCAACGTGCTCACCCTGCGCATCCAACCGAAGGAAGGCATCGCCCTCTCCTTCGAGTCCAAGGTGCCCGGCGAGGACGTCAGCATCGCGGGCGTCACCATGGACTTCAACTACGCGGAGAGCTTCGACCAGCCGGTGCCCGAGGCGTACGAGCGGCTGCTGCTGGACTGCATGCGCGGCAACGCCACCCTCTTCGCGCGGCAGGACAGCGTGGAGCAGGCGTGGTCCTACGTGACGCCCATCCTCCGGGCGCTGGAGTCCGGCGAGGGCGGCGACATCCACACCTACGCGCAGGGCACGTCCGGCCCGGACGCCGCCGCCGCGCTGCTGGCCCGTGACGGCAGGCGGTGGACGCGGCTATGA
- the pgl gene encoding 6-phosphogluconolactonase — translation MSFAAPLVVPSESLAREAAAWLARGLQDALAARPRASLALSGGGTPGPAYRALAEVKLPWERVDLFFVDERFVPPDHADSNYRMVEDTLLGPLRLPSSQVFRMEGEREDRDAAARDYEKKLPPVLDVVLLGMGEDGHTASLFPGHPALEERERRVLAVVGPKPPPWRMTLTLPVLLSARAVLNLVAGAGKRDTVRRAMAGDVALPAARVTNTQWMLDSAAAGR, via the coding sequence ATGAGCTTCGCGGCCCCGCTCGTCGTCCCCTCGGAGTCGCTGGCCCGGGAGGCCGCCGCGTGGCTGGCCCGCGGGCTCCAGGACGCGCTCGCCGCGCGCCCTCGCGCCAGCCTGGCCCTGTCCGGCGGAGGCACGCCGGGCCCCGCGTACCGGGCGCTCGCGGAGGTGAAGCTTCCCTGGGAGCGGGTGGACCTCTTCTTCGTGGACGAGCGCTTCGTGCCGCCGGACCACGCCGACAGCAACTACCGGATGGTGGAGGACACGCTGCTCGGGCCGCTGCGGCTGCCCTCCTCGCAGGTGTTCCGCATGGAGGGCGAGCGCGAGGACCGCGACGCCGCCGCGCGGGACTACGAGAAGAAGCTGCCCCCGGTGCTGGACGTGGTGCTGCTGGGCATGGGCGAGGACGGCCACACGGCCAGCCTCTTCCCCGGCCACCCCGCGCTGGAGGAGCGCGAGCGGCGGGTGCTGGCGGTGGTGGGCCCCAAGCCGCCGCCGTGGCGGATGACGTTGACGCTGCCGGTGCTGCTGTCGGCGCGCGCGGTGCTCAACCTGGTGGCGGGCGCGGGCAAGCGGGACACGGTGCGCCGGGCGATGGCGGGGGACGTGGCCCTGCCGGCGGCCCGGGTGACGAACACGCAGTGGATGCTGGATTCGGCCGCCGCCGGGCGGTGA